In Granulicella mallensis MP5ACTX8, the sequence TGGGGTGTTTTGTAATGCGGGTTGATGAAATAGGGCCCCTGACCGAGGGCGGTGAGATACCCCAGCGAAGACCCTGTGGGCTGAATGATCGTCGGATATGGATTCGAAAGATTCGGGCCTGTCGGTGTTTTCCCGCCATCGAACGATGAGATGTAGGAAGTACTGGCTGAAAAACCATATTGGTTCGGACCAGGAGCCACGTTCCGGTACATGATCCCAAAGCCGCCCTCTAAGGTCGTGCGGTCATCGAGCCGGTACGTGAAACCAAATCTGGGCTGCACATCGTTTTTCACAAGGGCATAGAAGGCGCGAGGATTTCCGTTGACACCCAGAAAGGTCAATCCACCCTTCAGGGGGCCCCCATTCGGCAGCAAGCCCGGATTCACCTGAGAGTTGACCGGATTGACCACGTTCGTGTCGAAGATATAGTCCGCCCGGTTATGACGTTCGACGGGTGGCGCGTTCAGGTCATACCTGATTCCAAGGTTCAGTGTGAGCCGGGACGTGATCTTCCAGTCGTCCTGAACGAATGGCGCATAGTAGTGCTGAGATTCGAACGTGTTTGGATTTAGGCTGATACTCCCACCATCCGCTGTGCCCAACAGAAACGAGGCGACCGAGTTACCACTGGCCGGGTCGCCTGTGGTGTAGCTTTGCTGTGTCCAGGTGCGACCGGTGCTTAGAGACATGCCACCCTGAACGCTGCGTGTGCTGTTCTGGAGAATGCGCCAATCGAGTCCGGCATGGATTGCGTGTTTCCCTTTGATCCACGTCACACTTGGCAGCATGGCCAGGGAATTACCGATGGCCTTTTGGCCGCCCGAGTTACCCAACGAAGTGAAATTGTCGCCAAATTGGATAGAAGGAAAGTAGTTCGCATAGCCTCCGAGCCCGGAAGCAAGAGACGCAGGGAACCCTAGCGATGTAATGTCGAAACCTGCTGGACCTGTGTTTTCGATGTTGACGCGAACGATACCCGACGCTTTGAAGTCGAACAGCAGGTTCGGAGCGAAGGTGTGGACCCAATCCGCGTACAACGTATTGACGCGCTCAGCGTGAGGAAATTCACCTTCGGCCGGAGCGCCGTAAAGGCCGTTTTGCGACTGCGTTTCAAACCGCTCCCAAAATCCGTAGCGCAGGCTCACACGATCTTTACCGGAGATGTTTTGATCGATCTTGGCCAGAAAGTTCCTATAGGTATCCACCAGTGGCACGGGGGTCTCATAGTTGTTATTCCATGAATTCAAGCCTGCCGTCGGCGCAGTATTGGGCTTGGGGTAGTACGAAAGGATCTTCAGCGCAACGGGGTCGAGACGCGATTGCGGAATGACGTTTCCAGGAAAAGGATCGCGAACCAGAACACCCGACGCATTGGCGTGCAGTGTCAGCGGATCGTAGATGATCTCCGGCTTATAAGACTGGGTGTTTGGGTCATAGTAGGTCAGATTGCTAAAGTCGCCGGTAAGCCATTGAGGCTCGGGCACGCTGGTGGTCAGCGTTCCCGGATCGGTACTTGACCAGTTTTCGAACGCAAGCGTAAAAAACGTCTTATCGCGGCCGTTGTAGAGCTTCGGGAGTATGACAGGGCCGTCCAGTTCAGCGCCATACTGGTCTCGCGTTTGGGGAGGCGTGGGATTGTGGTAGTAGTCGTTCTGCCAGGTGTTTGCATCGAGGAAAGTTCTGCGGGCATATTCATACACGCTTCCATGCAACTGGTTGGTTCCGGTTTTCAGAGTCATATCGACGGCGCCGCCGGAGGCGCGGCCATACATGGCGTTGTAAGGATTGGTAATGATCTTGAATTCGGCAACGGCCGAGGCAGGTGCAATATATCCGATCTGCCCGTTTGTAGCTTGGTAGGCATCTCCCCGAGCGGCTTCGTTGGATACGCCGTCCAGGAGAATCTCGTTATTACCCTGGCCACCACCGTTGATCGACAGTGTGGCCTGGACGTCATCGAAAGGCCGCATGGCATGCGGAGCGGCTCCCAGGGTCGCGCCGGCACTGAGACCGAGAAGTGCCATTGGGTTGCTGCCGTTGAGAGGAAGCTCCGACACCCGGGTACTCTCGACAACCTCTCCGACATCGCCACTGCCCGCCAACAGAGCTTCATCCGTCCGCACCGTTACCGTTTCGGTTACGGAACCCACCACCAGCGCAAAATTGATAGTCGCGGTCTGCCCCACCTGTAGGGTGATCTCGGTGTGTACCTCCTGGCTAAATCCTTGCGCCTCCGCCGAAACGCTGTACAGACCTGGGCGCAGGTAGGGCACGGTGTAGTCTCCACTGT encodes:
- a CDS encoding TonB-dependent receptor; amino-acid sequence: MNTFGNAGISTKRAAVTNLLRLICIVFLLLSGATLFAQEFTGRVTDSSGAAIAKAKISVTNQDTKVVVKTVTTHSGDYTVPYLRPGLYSVSAEAQGFSQEVHTEITLQVGQTATINFALVVGSVTETVTVRTDEALLAGSGDVGEVVESTRVSELPLNGSNPMALLGLSAGATLGAAPHAMRPFDDVQATLSINGGGQGNNEILLDGVSNEAARGDAYQATNGQIGYIAPASAVAEFKIITNPYNAMYGRASGGAVDMTLKTGTNQLHGSVYEYARRTFLDANTWQNDYYHNPTPPQTRDQYGAELDGPVILPKLYNGRDKTFFTLAFENWSSTDPGTLTTSVPEPQWLTGDFSNLTYYDPNTQSYKPEIIYDPLTLHANASGVLVRDPFPGNVIPQSRLDPVALKILSYYPKPNTAPTAGLNSWNNNYETPVPLVDTYRNFLAKIDQNISGKDRVSLRYGFWERFETQSQNGLYGAPAEGEFPHAERVNTLYADWVHTFAPNLLFDFKASGIVRVNIENTGPAGFDITSLGFPASLASGLGGYANYFPSIQFGDNFTSLGNSGGQKAIGNSLAMLPSVTWIKGKHAIHAGLDWRILQNSTRSVQGGMSLSTGRTWTQQSYTTGDPASGNSVASFLLGTADGGSISLNPNTFESQHYYAPFVQDDWKITSRLTLNLGIRYDLNAPPVERHNRADYIFDTNVVNPVNSQVNPGLLPNGGPLKGGLTFLGVNGNPRAFYALVKNDVQPRFGFTYRLDDRTTLEGGFGIMYRNVAPGPNQYGFSASTSYISSFDGGKTPTGPNLSNPYPTIIQPTGSSLGYLTALGQGPYFINPHYKTPQYQTFSIGVQHRFLKSDMFQLNYVGSRTYHNDSNDNINRIPTAAFENCNILYGGNPANCNSGPGSYVTNPFYNIAPFQGTGYYSSPTIQAIQLTRPFPAFTDIQEYQLNNGRSWYNAMQVTAMHQWDKFLTVHATYTWSKTMDSGGYADQTYRIPARNIDGNDYTHGITLSGVWLLPVGRGKYFGGNMNRILDEAIGGWELAALYKYQSGFPWQLNGSTMYLSDAWVPRHSDPTIPNSIRGVKPCAAQYVEQNDGSYLLTPIQANCGGHYNFIVNPQYGATQNIIYSGIRNPGTSDLDVNLSKNFAIYDRVRLQLRLEVFNAPNHPVFTGGYDSNPTDPGFGTINKANGQTNDPRQVQLGAKLLW